A stretch of the Aegilops tauschii subsp. strangulata cultivar AL8/78 chromosome 4, Aet v6.0, whole genome shotgun sequence genome encodes the following:
- the LOC109772161 gene encoding uncharacterized protein yields the protein MSAKKIVVKLELHDNKDKQKAMKAVSVLVGIDAISMDLASRKMTVIGTVDPVDVVSKLRKGWAAYIESVGPAKEPEKKEEKKEEAKKEGGDAKKEGGDGGDAKKDGDGKKDGDKKEEGDGKKDGDGKKDGDKKEEGDGKKDDQKKPAAVAPLPFPHHMPLPHHMPPPYMFNADYMMNQYRPAPPAYPPPYVPPQHYYVRNMSMEENPNSCVIC from the exons ATGTCGGCCAAG AAGATCGTGGTGAAGCTGGAACTGCATGACAACAAGGACAAGCAGAAGGCCATGAAGGCCGTCTCCGTGCTCGTCG GCATCGACGCCATATCCATGGACCTGGCGTCGCGCAAGATGACGGTGATCGGCACGGTGGACCCGGTGGACGTGGTGAGCAAGCTGCGCAAGGGTTGGGCGGCCTACATCGAGTCCGTCGGCCCGGCCAAGGAGCccgagaagaaggaggagaagaaggaggaggccaAGAAGGAGGGCGGCGACGCCAAGAAGgaaggcggcgacggcggcgacgccAAGAAGGACGGCGATGGGAAGAAGGACGGCGACAAGAAGGAGGAGGGCGACGGCAAGAAGGACGGCGACGGGAAGAAGGACGGCGACAAGAAAGAGGAGGGCGACGGCAAGAAGGACgaccagaagaagcccgccgCCGTGGCCCCGCTGCCGTTCCCGCACCACATGCCGCTGCCGCACCACATGCCGCCGCCCTACATGTTCAACGCCGACTACATGATGAACCAGTACCGGCCGGCGCCGCCGGCCTACCCGCCGCCGTACGTGCCGCCGCAGCACTACTACGTGCGGAACATGAGCATGGAGGAGAACCCAAACTCGTGCGTCATCTGCTAA